In one Parvibaculum sp. genomic region, the following are encoded:
- a CDS encoding AMP-binding protein, with amino-acid sequence MPLPAPAIARGYTGEPCPASFNIARYCLARAAKETPDKIALIVVGDADAPLENAERWTYGALDEAVRRVAAGLLAEGFAPGERLMIRMPNTSDYALLFFGALAAGIVPLPSSSQLTAEEADFLLSDSAASAVALAPGMTMHTNDAKVIDAAMLERLKAHAPRVAYADTAANDPAFLVYTSGTSGRPKGVLHAHRSAWGRRPMYQGWYGIEASDTMLHAGAFNWTYTLGVGLTDPWANGATTVLYNGEKDVQVWPKLMEKTHATLFAAVPTLYRQILKYCDLAAHDISALRHGLTAGEALSPALLDQWCAATGKELYEALGMSECSTYVSTAPGMEIRAGSPGRPQPGRCVAALPVEGGSEPLPSGEVGLLAVHRSDPGLMLGYWRRPDEEAEVYRGEWFIGGDLASFDDAGYMHYHGRADDLMNAMGYRVSPQEVEAALATHPDVQEVAVTELRVRDDLSVIAAFVVPKEASEPDAASILGWADARLAAYKRPREVVFVSGLPRTANGKVMRRALARS; translated from the coding sequence ATGCCCCTGCCCGCTCCCGCCATCGCTCGCGGCTATACCGGCGAGCCCTGCCCCGCATCCTTCAACATCGCGCGCTATTGTCTGGCGCGCGCGGCGAAGGAGACGCCGGACAAGATCGCGTTGATCGTCGTCGGCGACGCCGACGCGCCGCTGGAAAACGCGGAACGCTGGACCTATGGCGCGCTCGACGAGGCGGTGCGCCGCGTTGCGGCAGGATTGCTGGCGGAAGGGTTCGCTCCCGGCGAGCGATTGATGATCCGGATGCCCAACACGTCCGACTATGCGCTGCTTTTCTTCGGCGCGCTGGCAGCCGGGATCGTGCCGCTGCCGTCCTCCTCGCAACTCACAGCCGAGGAGGCCGATTTCCTGCTGTCGGATTCAGCCGCTTCCGCCGTTGCGCTCGCACCCGGCATGACCATGCATACGAATGATGCCAAGGTGATCGACGCGGCCATGCTTGAGCGGCTGAAGGCGCACGCACCGCGCGTCGCATATGCGGACACGGCGGCAAACGACCCGGCCTTCCTCGTTTACACGTCGGGCACCAGCGGCCGCCCGAAAGGCGTGCTGCATGCGCATCGGAGCGCCTGGGGCCGCCGGCCGATGTACCAAGGCTGGTACGGCATCGAAGCCTCCGACACGATGCTCCACGCAGGCGCCTTCAACTGGACCTATACGCTGGGCGTCGGCCTCACAGACCCGTGGGCCAACGGCGCAACGACCGTCCTCTACAATGGCGAAAAGGACGTGCAGGTCTGGCCGAAGCTGATGGAAAAAACGCACGCCACGCTCTTTGCCGCCGTGCCAACACTTTATCGCCAGATTCTGAAATATTGCGACCTCGCGGCGCATGACATTTCCGCGCTGCGCCACGGCCTGACGGCCGGCGAGGCGCTGTCGCCAGCCTTGCTCGACCAGTGGTGTGCCGCGACCGGCAAGGAACTCTACGAGGCACTCGGCATGTCGGAATGCTCAACCTATGTCTCGACCGCGCCGGGCATGGAAATTCGCGCCGGCAGCCCCGGACGGCCGCAACCCGGACGCTGCGTTGCAGCTTTACCTGTGGAGGGTGGCTCGGAGCCGTTGCCTTCGGGTGAAGTCGGTCTGCTTGCCGTCCACCGTTCGGACCCCGGCCTGATGCTGGGTTATTGGCGGCGTCCCGACGAGGAAGCGGAAGTCTATCGCGGCGAATGGTTCATCGGCGGCGATCTCGCGAGCTTCGATGACGCCGGATACATGCACTATCACGGCCGCGCCGACGATTTGATGAATGCGATGGGCTATCGTGTCTCGCCGCAGGAAGTCGAGGCGGCGCTCGCGACACATCCGGATGTGCAGGAAGTCGCCGTCACGGAGCTGAGGGTGCGGGACGATTTGTCGGTGATCGCCGCCTTTGTGGTTCCGAAGGAGGCTTCCGAACCGGACGCCGCTTCGATCCTCGGCTGGGCCGATGCGCGACTTGCAGCCTACAAACGGCCCCGCGAAGTCGTGTTCGTCAGCGGATTGCCGCGTACCGCCAACGGCAAGGTGATGCGCCGGGCGCTTGCGCGAAGCTAG
- the putP gene encoding sodium/proline symporter PutP, translating into MSATLPLTIAVYLVAMLALGAAAYRITNNLKDYILGGRQLGRWVAALSAGASDMSGWLMLGLPGAVYLYGLNQVWIAVGLVAGALLNWRFVARRLRRYTEAAGDALTLPDYFENRFADKSRVLRVASAFVILVFFTIYTSAGLVSGAILFEQVFGLDYHWALAIGAVSILSYTAIGGFLGVCWTDTVQGVMMFLALLIVPAVAMSATGGFEMALAGAAEAGPQGALDVFHDITFIGAVSLMAWGLGYFGQPHILARFMAIRDEAALPGAQLIGMTWMVLALYGAIATGIAGIGYFAAAPLANPETVFLALSQALFSPLVAGVLLAAVLAAVMSTVSSQLLVSSSVIAEDFWKRIFRPKAEARELLTVGRLSVVAISLAAILMALDRDSTVLALVAYAWAGFGAAFGPVVILSLFWGRMTRNGALAGMIAGAVTVIVWKQLAGGLFDLYEILPGFIVATLTIVMVSLAGREPPESVRIAHDAIAD; encoded by the coding sequence ATGAGCGCAACGTTGCCGCTGACCATTGCGGTCTATCTCGTGGCGATGCTGGCGCTCGGCGCGGCGGCCTACCGCATCACCAACAATCTCAAAGACTACATTCTCGGCGGGCGGCAGCTTGGCCGTTGGGTGGCGGCCCTTTCGGCGGGCGCCTCCGACATGAGCGGCTGGCTGATGCTCGGTCTGCCGGGCGCGGTCTACCTCTATGGCCTCAACCAGGTCTGGATCGCGGTCGGGCTGGTCGCGGGCGCACTGCTCAACTGGCGCTTCGTCGCGCGGCGGCTCCGGCGCTACACGGAGGCGGCGGGCGATGCGCTGACGCTGCCCGACTATTTCGAGAACCGCTTTGCCGACAAGAGCCGTGTGCTGCGCGTGGCGAGCGCTTTCGTCATTCTGGTATTCTTCACGATCTACACATCGGCCGGGCTCGTTTCGGGCGCCATTCTGTTCGAACAGGTTTTCGGCCTCGACTATCACTGGGCGCTGGCCATCGGCGCCGTCAGCATCCTCAGCTACACTGCCATCGGCGGCTTTCTCGGCGTCTGCTGGACCGACACGGTGCAGGGCGTGATGATGTTCCTCGCGCTGCTGATCGTGCCCGCCGTTGCCATGTCTGCGACCGGCGGGTTCGAGATGGCGCTCGCAGGAGCGGCCGAGGCCGGGCCTCAGGGCGCCCTCGACGTGTTCCACGACATAACCTTCATCGGTGCGGTGTCGCTGATGGCGTGGGGCCTCGGCTATTTCGGCCAGCCGCATATTCTGGCGCGCTTCATGGCAATCCGCGACGAGGCGGCGTTGCCGGGCGCGCAGCTGATCGGCATGACATGGATGGTGCTGGCGCTTTACGGCGCCATAGCGACCGGAATTGCGGGAATCGGATATTTCGCTGCCGCGCCGCTCGCAAATCCGGAAACCGTTTTCCTCGCGTTGTCGCAAGCCTTGTTCAGCCCGCTTGTCGCCGGGGTGCTGCTCGCCGCCGTTCTCGCCGCGGTGATGAGCACGGTTTCCTCTCAGCTTCTCGTTTCGTCGAGCGTCATCGCCGAAGATTTCTGGAAGCGCATCTTCCGGCCGAAGGCCGAGGCGCGTGAATTGCTGACCGTCGGCCGGCTGTCGGTGGTGGCGATTTCGCTCGCGGCAATCCTGATGGCGCTTGACCGCGACAGCACGGTGCTGGCGCTCGTCGCCTATGCCTGGGCGGGCTTCGGCGCGGCGTTCGGTCCGGTGGTGATCCTGTCGCTCTTCTGGGGCCGCATGACGCGCAACGGCGCGCTTGCCGGCATGATCGCCGGCGCCGTCACCGTGATCGTCTGGAAGCAACTCGCGGGTGGCCTGTTCGATCTCTATGAAATCCTGCCGGGCTTTATTGTCGCTACACTGACGATCGTTATGGTGAGCCTCGCGGGCCGCGAACCCCCGGAATCCGTACGTATCGCGCATGACGCGATTGCAGATTAA
- a CDS encoding glucose 1-dehydrogenase — protein MGETTEVRLPDYDLSGKVALVTGATSGLGRRFALVLAKAGAKVAITGRRVERLTVLQSEIEAMGGTAAAIALDVTDPASITACMAETEGTLGPVDILINNAGMNVQALPAEVTPEGFDTMFDTNVRGAFFMAQAAGRSMMARGAGGRIVNIASIGAHTVLPGLTIYCMTKAAVGMMTRSLAKEWARHQINVNAMCPGFIETELNSDWFGTEGGQKQIKSWPRRRLGVEEDLDGTLLLLTSDHGRFITGSLFTVDDGQSL, from the coding sequence ATGGGCGAGACAACCGAAGTCAGGCTCCCGGATTACGACCTCAGCGGCAAGGTAGCGCTGGTGACCGGTGCGACCAGCGGGCTCGGCAGGCGCTTCGCGCTGGTTTTGGCGAAGGCGGGCGCAAAGGTCGCCATCACCGGGCGGCGTGTCGAACGGCTCACCGTTCTCCAATCCGAGATCGAGGCGATGGGCGGCACGGCGGCGGCAATCGCGCTCGACGTCACGGATCCGGCCAGCATCACGGCCTGCATGGCGGAGACCGAAGGCACACTCGGACCCGTCGACATCCTCATCAACAATGCGGGCATGAATGTGCAGGCGCTTCCGGCCGAGGTGACGCCCGAGGGTTTCGACACGATGTTCGACACCAATGTGCGCGGTGCCTTTTTCATGGCGCAGGCCGCCGGCCGGTCAATGATGGCGCGCGGCGCGGGTGGCCGCATCGTCAACATCGCCTCCATCGGCGCTCACACGGTTTTGCCCGGGCTGACGATTTACTGCATGACCAAGGCCGCCGTCGGGATGATGACGCGGTCGCTGGCCAAGGAATGGGCCCGCCACCAGATCAACGTCAATGCGATGTGTCCGGGCTTCATCGAGACCGAACTGAATTCCGACTGGTTCGGCACCGAAGGCGGACAAAAGCAGATCAAGAGCTGGCCGCGGCGGCGGCTCGGGGTCGAGGAAGACCTGGACGGGACGCTGCTGTTGCTGACGTCCGATCACGGACGTTTCATCACCGGTTCCCTGTTCACGGTCGATGACGGGCAATCGCTCTGA
- a CDS encoding DsbA family oxidoreductase → MQLDVVSDTVCPWCYIGKKRLDQALAMHGGNNIVLAWRPFQLDASIPEGGVDRKAYMEKKFGTERAKEVGNTIRDFGAAVGIAFRFDRIERSPNTLDSHRLIRWAGTAGRQDEMVDILFRRYFEDGEDIGARDVLVDAAAEGGMDADIVRDLLAGDADKELIRREDMTARELGIQGVPSFVINSKWVMVGAQEPKTLVRMFDKLLAKEAEEAASAAQ, encoded by the coding sequence ATGCAACTCGATGTCGTCTCGGATACGGTCTGCCCGTGGTGCTATATCGGCAAGAAGCGCCTCGACCAGGCGCTGGCGATGCATGGCGGTAACAATATCGTACTGGCCTGGCGGCCGTTTCAGCTCGACGCTTCGATCCCCGAAGGCGGCGTCGACCGCAAGGCCTACATGGAAAAGAAGTTCGGAACCGAGCGGGCAAAGGAAGTCGGCAACACCATTCGCGACTTCGGTGCGGCGGTCGGTATCGCATTTCGTTTCGACCGTATCGAGCGCTCGCCCAATACGCTCGACAGCCACCGCCTGATCCGCTGGGCCGGCACCGCCGGCCGGCAGGACGAGATGGTCGATATTCTGTTCCGTCGCTATTTCGAGGACGGCGAAGACATCGGCGCGCGCGATGTGCTGGTGGACGCCGCCGCGGAGGGCGGCATGGACGCCGATATCGTGCGCGATCTGCTCGCCGGCGACGCCGACAAGGAACTCATCCGCCGCGAGGACATGACGGCACGCGAACTCGGCATTCAGGGCGTTCCGAGCTTCGTCATCAATTCAAAATGGGTGATGGTCGGCGCGCAGGAACCGAAAACGCTGGTGCGCATGTTCGACAAGTTGCTGGCGAAAGAGGCCGAGGAAGCTGCGAGCGCCGCTCAATAA
- a CDS encoding hydrogenase, which produces MTFSSSTQDRQAHWLVLLGLLLFLIGLLTGFVSGGLANSRMGLSAHLEGLMNGIFLALLGLLWSRLVLGATALLVAFWLVVYAAFANWLGVLLAAIWGAGAGMMPLAAQGMSGSGPQEAIIAFLLISLSVAMVLGVILVILGLWHARK; this is translated from the coding sequence ATGACTTTTTCTTCGTCGACGCAGGATCGTCAGGCTCACTGGCTGGTGCTTCTCGGCCTTTTGCTCTTTCTGATTGGACTGCTGACAGGCTTCGTGTCGGGTGGTCTCGCCAATTCGCGGATGGGCCTTTCGGCACATCTCGAAGGCTTGATGAATGGCATATTCCTCGCTCTGCTCGGCCTTCTCTGGTCGCGTCTGGTACTCGGCGCAACGGCTCTGTTGGTTGCTTTCTGGCTCGTCGTCTATGCCGCATTCGCCAACTGGCTGGGCGTCCTGCTTGCCGCAATTTGGGGCGCCGGCGCCGGCATGATGCCGCTTGCGGCGCAAGGCATGTCGGGTTCGGGTCCGCAGGAAGCCATCATTGCTTTCCTGCTCATCAGCCTCTCCGTTGCGATGGTGCTGGGCGTGATCCTGGTGATCCTGGGCCTCTGGCACGCGCGAAAGTAG
- the mfd gene encoding transcription-repair coupling factor has product MTAAPGRLTLGEVPEGFDALVLADIARACHGNQKGMVGHVARDDARMAALAEALAFFAPDIEVELFPAWDCLPYDRVSPNGDISARRMATLSRLAARLETGGDKPLVVLLTVNGALQRVPARETVGTAAWSAHVGNRVDLDALTAYLAANGYNRTGTVRERGEFAVRGGIVDIFPPGFELPLRLDMFGDTLDAVRSFDPESQRTVGQLSGVDLVPAGEIHLDENTIRRFRAGYVAALGAVNDGDPLYAAVSEGRKHAGMEHWLPLFHEKLETIFDYMPGATVTLDAQADEAKTARLDLIRDYYEARVAAREGRSTVEAPSYKPLKPELLYLDAAEWDAILDTRPVRVFTPFRVPEEAGINLGGKLGRDFAPERAQDGINIFEALGGHIAGLRRAGKRIAIASWSEGARDRLVHVLADHGIGNVLIAEKWTDVNSVIKSTVSLIVLGLEAGFETNDLAVISEQDVLGDRLVRQRRKKRAENFLTEASSLSPGDFVVHVDHGIGRFERLQTIEVMGAPHDCLLLLYQGNDKLYLPVENIELLSRYGSDETEAQLDRLGGTGWQARKARLKERIREMAGELIKIAAARELKKAPVMEPQPGAYDEFCARFPFTETDDQEQAIEAVLEDLARGRPMDRLICGDVGFGKTEVALRAAFVAALNGYQVAVVVPTTLLARQHFKTFSDRVHGLPVKLRQMSRLVGAKDVAEARAGLADGTVDIVIGTHAVLGKQVKFRNLGLVIVDEEQHFGVAHKEQLKALRAEVHVLTLTATPIPRTLQMALSGVRELSIIATPPVDRLVVRTYVSPFDPVVMREALLREHFRGGQSFYVVPRIADLSDAGEFLRQYVPEVKFTIAHGQMAPGEIEDKMTAFYDGKYDVLLSTTIVESGLDIPTANTLIVHRADMFGLAQLYQLRGRVGRSKARAYAYLTVPANRTLTAGAERRLKVLQSLDSLGAGFSLASHDLDIRGAGNLLGDEQSGHIREVGYELYQSMLEEAVAAMRGGGADEDEEGRWSPQINVGTPVLIPENYVPDLDARMALYRRLSDVETRAEVDGFGAELIDRFGKLPEEVEFLLKIVEIKGMCRAANVEKIEAGPKGIVLSFRDNTFANPAALVEIINDERGRAKLRPDHKLVFKRDWDTPEERLAGTYVLMRKLADLAGAAKAA; this is encoded by the coding sequence ATGACCGCGGCACCGGGCCGGTTGACGCTCGGCGAAGTCCCGGAGGGCTTCGATGCACTCGTACTCGCGGATATCGCGCGCGCATGCCATGGCAACCAGAAGGGGATGGTTGGGCATGTGGCGCGCGACGATGCGCGCATGGCGGCACTCGCAGAAGCGCTGGCATTCTTCGCACCCGATATCGAGGTCGAGCTTTTTCCTGCCTGGGACTGTCTCCCCTATGACCGCGTATCCCCGAACGGGGACATCAGCGCCCGCCGCATGGCGACGCTATCGCGGCTGGCCGCGCGGCTGGAGACGGGCGGGGACAAGCCGCTCGTCGTGCTTCTCACGGTCAATGGCGCGCTGCAGCGTGTGCCGGCGCGCGAAACGGTCGGCACTGCGGCCTGGTCGGCGCATGTCGGCAACCGCGTCGATCTCGATGCTTTGACGGCCTATCTCGCGGCCAACGGCTACAACCGGACGGGCACGGTGCGCGAGCGCGGCGAGTTCGCGGTGCGCGGCGGTATCGTCGATATTTTCCCGCCGGGCTTTGAATTGCCGCTGCGCCTCGACATGTTCGGCGACACGCTGGATGCGGTGCGGAGCTTCGATCCGGAAAGTCAGCGCACGGTCGGGCAGCTTTCCGGCGTCGATCTGGTGCCCGCCGGCGAAATTCATCTCGACGAAAATACGATCCGTCGCTTCCGTGCCGGGTATGTCGCGGCGCTCGGTGCGGTCAATGACGGCGATCCGCTCTACGCCGCCGTCAGCGAGGGCCGCAAGCATGCGGGCATGGAACACTGGCTTCCGCTTTTCCACGAAAAGCTCGAAACGATCTTCGACTATATGCCAGGCGCCACGGTCACGCTCGATGCTCAGGCCGACGAGGCGAAGACCGCACGGCTCGACCTCATCCGCGACTATTACGAAGCGCGTGTCGCGGCGCGCGAGGGCCGCTCGACAGTCGAGGCGCCGAGCTACAAACCGCTGAAGCCAGAGTTGCTCTATCTCGATGCGGCGGAGTGGGACGCGATCCTCGACACGCGGCCCGTGCGTGTTTTCACGCCGTTCCGCGTTCCCGAGGAAGCCGGCATCAACCTCGGCGGAAAACTGGGACGCGACTTTGCGCCGGAACGGGCACAGGACGGCATCAACATCTTTGAGGCACTGGGTGGGCATATTGCCGGGCTTCGTCGTGCCGGCAAACGCATCGCCATTGCAAGCTGGAGCGAAGGGGCGCGGGACCGGCTTGTCCATGTGCTCGCCGATCACGGTATCGGAAATGTTCTCATTGCCGAAAAGTGGACGGATGTTAACAGTGTTATCAAAAGTACAGTTTCGCTAATTGTTCTCGGTCTTGAAGCCGGGTTCGAGACGAACGATCTCGCTGTCATCAGCGAGCAGGACGTTCTGGGCGACAGGCTGGTGCGCCAGCGCCGCAAGAAGCGGGCGGAGAACTTTCTGACCGAGGCGTCCAGCCTTTCGCCCGGCGACTTCGTCGTGCATGTCGATCACGGCATCGGGCGCTTCGAGCGTTTGCAGACTATCGAGGTCATGGGTGCCCCGCATGACTGCCTGTTGCTGCTCTACCAGGGCAACGACAAGCTCTACCTGCCGGTCGAAAACATCGAACTTTTGTCGCGCTACGGCTCCGATGAAACGGAGGCACAGCTCGACCGGCTGGGCGGCACCGGCTGGCAAGCGCGCAAGGCGCGTCTCAAGGAACGCATCCGCGAGATGGCCGGCGAACTCATCAAGATCGCCGCCGCGCGCGAATTGAAAAAGGCGCCGGTCATGGAACCGCAACCGGGTGCCTATGATGAGTTCTGTGCGCGCTTTCCGTTCACCGAAACCGACGATCAGGAACAGGCGATCGAGGCGGTGCTGGAAGATCTTGCACGTGGGCGACCAATGGATCGGCTGATCTGCGGCGACGTCGGTTTCGGAAAAACCGAAGTCGCGTTGCGCGCGGCCTTTGTCGCCGCGTTGAACGGCTATCAAGTCGCGGTTGTCGTCCCGACAACATTGCTGGCGCGGCAGCATTTCAAGACGTTCAGCGATCGCGTTCATGGACTGCCGGTCAAACTCCGGCAGATGTCGCGGCTTGTCGGCGCCAAGGACGTGGCGGAAGCGAGGGCGGGTCTCGCGGATGGAACGGTCGACATCGTGATCGGCACCCATGCGGTTCTTGGAAAGCAGGTGAAGTTTCGCAATCTCGGACTCGTGATCGTCGATGAGGAGCAGCATTTCGGCGTCGCGCACAAGGAGCAGTTGAAAGCGCTGCGCGCCGAGGTTCATGTGCTGACGCTGACCGCAACGCCGATCCCCCGAACGTTGCAGATGGCGCTTTCGGGCGTGCGTGAACTGTCGATCATCGCGACGCCGCCGGTCGACCGGCTTGTCGTGCGTACCTATGTCTCGCCGTTCGATCCCGTCGTGATGCGCGAGGCGCTGTTGCGCGAACACTTCCGGGGTGGGCAAAGTTTCTACGTCGTGCCGCGCATCGCCGACCTGTCCGACGCCGGTGAGTTTCTGCGGCAATATGTGCCTGAAGTGAAGTTCACGATCGCGCATGGGCAAATGGCGCCCGGCGAAATCGAAGACAAGATGACCGCTTTCTACGATGGCAAATACGACGTGCTCCTCTCGACAACGATCGTCGAGTCCGGCCTCGATATCCCGACCGCCAACACGCTGATCGTGCATCGCGCCGACATGTTCGGCCTGGCGCAGCTCTACCAGCTTCGCGGTCGCGTCGGCCGTTCGAAGGCGCGCGCCTATGCCTATCTGACGGTTCCGGCCAACCGGACGCTGACGGCGGGTGCCGAACGACGGTTGAAAGTGTTGCAGTCGCTCGACTCGCTCGGTGCGGGTTTTTCGCTCGCGAGCCACGACCTCGACATTCGCGGCGCGGGCAACCTGCTCGGCGACGAACAGTCGGGCCACATCAGGGAAGTCGGCTACGAACTTTATCAGTCGATGCTCGAGGAGGCCGTGGCGGCGATGCGCGGCGGCGGTGCGGATGAAGACGAGGAGGGACGCTGGTCGCCGCAGATCAATGTCGGCACACCGGTTCTTATTCCCGAAAATTATGTGCCCGATCTCGACGCACGCATGGCCCTCTACCGGCGCTTGTCGGATGTCGAAACGCGGGCGGAGGTCGACGGCTTCGGCGCCGAGTTGATCGATCGTTTCGGCAAGCTGCCGGAGGAAGTCGAGTTCCTGTTGAAGATCGTCGAGATCAAGGGGATGTGCCGGGCGGCCAATGTTGAGAAGATCGAGGCGGGTCCCAAGGGCATTGTGCTCAGCTTCCGCGACAACACATTCGCCAATCCGGCGGCGCTGGTCGAGATTATCAATGACGAGCGCGGCAGGGCAAAGCTCCGTCCCGATCACAAGCTCGTCTTCAAGCGTGACTGGGACACGCCCGAAGAGCGGCTGGCCGGCACTTACGTGCTGATGCGGAAGCTCGCAGACCTCGCCGGCGCGGCAAAGGCTGCGTGA
- a CDS encoding succinate dehydrogenase assembly factor 2 — MAETSAEEHRARLRRIGFRSWHRGIREMDLILGHFSDNMLESLSFPELDQYEALLEAEDTSLYNWITGRERVPAEHDTPLLARIRTFNHMKGTLWANRSEG, encoded by the coding sequence ATGGCAGAAACAAGCGCCGAAGAGCATCGCGCGCGGCTGCGGCGGATCGGATTCCGATCCTGGCACCGCGGCATCCGCGAGATGGATCTTATCCTCGGGCATTTTTCCGACAATATGCTGGAATCGCTGAGTTTTCCCGAACTCGATCAATATGAGGCGTTGCTCGAAGCCGAGGATACGTCGCTCTACAACTGGATCACGGGGCGCGAACGCGTGCCGGCGGAGCACGATACCCCGCTGCTCGCCCGCATCCGCACGTTCAATCACATGAAGGGAACGCTTTGGGCGAACCGGAGCGAAGGCTAA
- the recG gene encoding ATP-dependent DNA helicase RecG, with translation MRPDILFPLFAPARTLPGIGPRLEKLVEKLAGNKVVDLLWHLPSGLIDRRSRPKIAEVRDGEIATIEATVGLHVAPRNSRLPYRVHVSDDTGEMQIVFFNARPDHLLKTLPEGARRILSGRIEFYQGQPQLTHPDHIVRPEDMAALPLLEPVYPLTAGLPLKAVQKAARAALKLLPELPEWQDPHWLKARGWQAWHTSLRAAHAPQSLADLETGAPARARLAYDELLANQLALGLVRLRMRRLPGRTVTGDGRMRRKVIDALPFALTNAQTRALEEILSDMKSPHRMLRLLQGDVGSGKTVVALLAMLNAVEAGFQAAMMAPTEILARQHHATLAPLCAAAGVRLELLTGREKGSRRAEILAAVASGEVDILVGTHALFQEEVEFRALAFAVVDEQHRFGVHQRLMLTAKGGVGTDVLVMTATPIPRTLTLTAYGDMDVSRLDEKPPGRKPVDTRALPLDRLDEVVESLRRALTKSAQIYWVCPLVEESDEVDAAAAEERHKHLQSIFGDIVGLVHGRMKASEKDSVMARFEAGDIRILVATTVIEVGVNVPSATVMVIEHAERFGLAQLHQLRGRVGRGDDKSSCLLLYQAPLGETAAARIRIMRETEDGFRIAEEDLRLRGSGELLGTRQSGLPSFRIARIEEQAELLSAAYDDARLVLNADPELEAPRGRALRTLLYLFERDEAIRYLRSG, from the coding sequence ATGCGGCCTGATATCCTTTTTCCGCTCTTCGCGCCCGCGCGCACCCTTCCCGGAATCGGCCCCCGGCTTGAAAAACTTGTGGAAAAGCTGGCCGGCAACAAGGTCGTCGACCTCCTCTGGCACTTGCCGTCCGGCCTCATCGATCGCCGCAGCAGACCGAAGATCGCCGAAGTCCGGGATGGCGAAATCGCAACCATTGAGGCGACGGTCGGCCTGCATGTCGCGCCGCGCAACAGCCGGTTGCCCTACCGTGTTCACGTTTCCGACGATACCGGCGAAATGCAGATCGTCTTTTTCAACGCGCGGCCCGATCACCTGCTGAAGACGCTGCCGGAAGGCGCGCGACGCATCCTCTCCGGTCGCATCGAATTCTATCAGGGTCAACCGCAATTGACCCATCCGGATCACATCGTCAGGCCCGAAGACATGGCCGCGTTGCCATTGCTCGAGCCCGTCTATCCGCTGACCGCGGGCCTGCCGTTGAAGGCGGTTCAGAAGGCCGCCCGCGCTGCGTTGAAATTGTTGCCGGAGCTGCCCGAATGGCAGGACCCGCATTGGCTCAAGGCCCGCGGCTGGCAGGCCTGGCATACGTCGCTGCGAGCCGCTCACGCCCCGCAATCCCTCGCCGATCTCGAAACCGGCGCGCCGGCACGCGCGCGTCTTGCCTATGACGAACTACTGGCAAACCAGTTGGCGCTCGGCCTTGTCCGGCTGCGCATGCGCCGGCTGCCGGGCAGAACCGTCACCGGCGATGGCCGTATGCGTCGAAAAGTCATCGACGCCCTGCCCTTCGCGCTTACCAACGCGCAGACGCGCGCTCTGGAAGAAATCCTGTCTGACATGAAAAGTCCTCACCGCATGCTGCGCCTGCTGCAGGGCGACGTCGGCAGCGGCAAAACCGTGGTGGCGTTGTTGGCCATGCTGAATGCCGTCGAAGCAGGATTTCAGGCCGCGATGATGGCGCCGACCGAGATTCTTGCGCGCCAGCATCATGCGACGCTGGCGCCCTTGTGCGCCGCCGCCGGTGTTCGTCTCGAACTGCTGACCGGCCGGGAAAAGGGAAGCCGCCGCGCTGAAATACTGGCAGCCGTTGCAAGCGGCGAAGTCGATATTCTGGTCGGGACACACGCGCTCTTTCAGGAGGAAGTTGAGTTCCGCGCACTGGCTTTCGCTGTCGTCGACGAGCAGCACCGCTTCGGCGTTCATCAGCGCCTGATGCTGACCGCGAAGGGCGGCGTCGGCACCGACGTCCTGGTCATGACCGCGACACCTATTCCCCGCACGCTGACGTTGACCGCCTATGGCGACATGGACGTGTCGCGGCTGGATGAAAAGCCCCCGGGCCGCAAGCCGGTCGACACGCGCGCGCTGCCGCTCGATCGTCTCGATGAGGTGGTCGAAAGCCTGCGGCGCGCCTTGACGAAATCCGCACAGATCTACTGGGTGTGTCCGCTGGTCGAGGAGTCCGACGAGGTGGATGCCGCGGCGGCCGAAGAGCGGCACAAGCATCTGCAGTCGATCTTCGGCGATATCGTCGGTCTCGTGCATGGCCGCATGAAGGCGTCGGAAAAAGACAGCGTCATGGCGCGGTTCGAAGCGGGCGACATCCGTATCCTTGTCGCGACCACGGTGATCGAGGTCGGCGTCAATGTCCCTTCGGCAACGGTCATGGTGATCGAGCATGCCGAGCGCTTCGGTCTCGCCCAGCTCCACCAGCTGCGAGGTCGCGTTGGCCGCGGCGACGACAAGTCGAGTTGCCTGCTGCTTTACCAGGCACCGCTTGGCGAGACGGCCGCCGCGCGCATCCGGATCATGCGCGAGACGGAAGACGGATTTCGTATCGCCGAGGAGGATCTACGCCTGCGCGGCTCCGGCGAACTTCTCGGCACAAGGCAAAGCGGGTTGCCGTCGTTCCGCATAGCCCGCATCGAAGAACAGGCAGAACTTCTGTCCGCGGCCTACGATGACGCCCGGCTCGTGCTGAATGCCGACCCTGAACTGGAAGCGCCGCGCGGCCGGGCTCTCCGCACTTTGCTCTATCTGTTCGAGCGCGACGAAGCGATCCGGTATTTGCGGTCAGGTTGA